In the genome of Amphiura filiformis chromosome 11, Afil_fr2py, whole genome shotgun sequence, the window gatacggtttctagactgaaattttgcgtagaacacgctcccgtagtccactttaattaaaaatgtgcccaaagtgctttttccggggggtgcccctacaatgggggtcaaaattactaaaactgtattctaaggccaatggtggcgattttggtgtctaaatatatgtttatgaacatgagaaagtcatttagacagtttacgaaatccaacatggcttccttatgttccaaaattcaaaatggcggccaaaatggtgaattttagccaaacgTGTTTGAACGGCTTTTttaggccgatggtggtgatttgagtgtctatgaatatgtctgtggacatgaaaaagttatttacatagtttatcaaaatgcaaaatggctgccttatacaaaaaaattcaaaatggccgccaaaatgccgaaaaatATTCTAACctatttgaacggcgctctcgggccgatggtcgtgatttgggtgtaggtatatgtttgagaacataaaacattcatttatattgtttataaaaatccaaaatggctgccctatgcccaaaaattcaaaatggcggtcaaaatgtcgaatattagtctatatcatttgaacggaattctcaggccgatggtggcgATTTTTagtgtccagttatatgtttggggacatgaaaaagtcattcagctagtttacaaaaaaaaaaaaatgctctatggtctaaaattcaaaatgggggctaaaatagtgaattttagtaaaaattacttgaaagatattcttaggctggtgctagcgatattggtgtctaggtatatgtttgtgacatataggcccctatagtgtacatgaccaagtcatttagacagttgatgaaatctagaatggctgccctgtgctaaaaatatcaagtagtggccaaaattgcaaattttatattgattttatctaatcatcatggcggtcaaaatgtcgaatattagtctatatcatttgaacggaATTCTCAGCCTTTTTCACgttaatttttaattaaagtggactacgggagcgtgttctacgcaaaatttcagtctagaaaccgtatcaaacataaagtgaacactatttcccatccgcgcgtgaatgagagcccgactaactTGTATGGTCTTTAAtagattttgccatttttgcaagTACTagttttaataaaaatgttttaataacattccaaaaagattcttgaaaacttgatacaaaacattccaaacagaatgttattttgggtggaaaaaatattttgcgaaaaatgtttgcccaaaatgttttcaataacgttttaaaaacgttttcatgacctttttttattatttagatttttgtgtgacaaatccaataaaatatactcactgacttgagctttcgccatccaggctgatggcttgatcacaagtgatctggtccactgcatttcccgcggtgtttggatgcactctcactcctcgggatcaaagtttgttttagcagtggatcatatacgtgactcagagaaaagagccgtcatcgcggttgattgcattAGCCCCCTTCTTGCGGATCTGAATTGATTCTCGGATTCTTCTTGAAACAGCATTTGAGTCTTTGTCTAGTATGCTGGCCCCCTcccaattgataacatgattttctTGGGCGACGTGATCTGTGATCGCTGACTTATGTTGTTCCGATGTTGACGCTTTTCTATTTGCTCTGGTGAACTTTGTGTCTTTGACCGTTTCAGAgtctttttggtgttcttttaGACGGACGCCGAATTGCCTTCCTGTTTCTCCCACATACGACTTATCACAACCTTTGCAGGGGATTTCGTAAACTGCGTCACTGGTTTCTAAGATGTCTTTCTTGTCTTTGGGATGCACAAGAATGCTTTTGAGTGTGTTTGTAGGTCGCATGGCtgttgaaattttgtgtttttgaaaaaTCCTTTGGAGTTGTTCCGAAAGACCTTCGACATAGGGGATCACAACCATACCTTTTGATGGTGTTTCGTCGGATTTCTTAGGCTTTTTGGTTCTTTGGTTTTCGCTTCCATCTGGTGTTTGACTCTGTCAAACGCCCACTTGGGGTAACCACATTCCATTAAAGCGTTcttgatctttctttcttcttccatTTTGTCTACTTCTTCCGTCACTATATTATCCTTTCTGTCCATGAGCGTTCTAATTACACCGAGCTTCTGGTGGAGTGGGTGTTGAGACTTGAAATTAAGATACTGATCCGTATGGGTCTTTTTACGGTACACAAGCATTTTTACCGAACCGTCTTCCCTGCGAACTATTAGAGTATCCAGGAAGGGGATTTTCCCCTGATCTTCTTCCTCGTGGGTAAACTTTATGTTGCCCGTAGGGTCGATGGTGTTGAGATGTTCTGTAAGCTTGAGTGTAGTATCTTTCTGAATGATCTCTAAAACATCGTCAACGTATCTCCTCCAGTACTTTGGCTTACAATCTAGTGGTGCTGTCATTATGGCCTCTTTCTCTAACCACTCCATGAAAAGATTAGCCACGATTGCGCTGACCGGACTTCCCATGGCTGCACCGAAAATCTGGCGAAAGATTTGTCCGCGAAAGCTGAAATATGTGGTTGTGAGGATAAATTGTAAGAGCTCGATGATGTCTTCCGTATTTAGTTTTGTTCTGTCTTTGAGTGTTTTGTCATTCTCTAGCCGTTCCTTGATGATGTCAAGACATTTTTCTATGGGAGTGTTGGTGAATAGGGAAACGACATCATGTGAATTAAAAATATCACCATCGTCGATGCATATCCCCATCATCTCCTCCGCTAGGGACTTCGAATTAACCACATGGTGTTCCGAGGTGCCGACTAATGGAGCGAGAATTTCAGCTAATGCTTTAGAGGTTTGATAGCCAATTGAACCTGTATAGTCAACTATGGGGCGGATCGGATTCCCCGTTTTATGAATTTTGGTAGTGCAGTAGAGCCGGGGGGTGTTTTCAGCTGTGGGGTATAACAATCTGTATTGACCTTCGTCGATCTTATCCTCCGATTTGAGCCTTTTCATGATGTCTACCAACTTTCTTTTGTACCTAGGCGTGGGATCTTTGCTCAGTTTTTCATAGGTGTTTTGGTCACTGAGCATCTCATTAACCTTCTGTTCATAATTATCTTTGGTCTGAACTACAGTGCACTTCCCTTTGTCAGCACCCATTATTAACAAATCATTTGATTTCTTAAGCTCACCTAACGCCACTCTCTCCTCCTTGGTAATGTTGGATTTCGGGAGTTTTGCCGACTTCAAAGTACCAACTACCTCTGCTCTAAGACTCTGTGCTTCTTCCCATGGCAATTTCTTACACGCCGATTCACACGCAACGATGTATTCTTCGTGTGGGATCTTGTTTACTGACACAGCAAAATTCAAACCACGCGCGAGCAACTTTTGCTGTGGATCCGATAAGGGTTTATCGGAAATGTTTTTGACCCACTTTTCTCTCCATTTCTTCAACTGGGACCCGCTTAGGTCGGGTTCTGAAACGTCTGCTTTCTTACTACTGGCTTCATTTCTAGTTTTGAGATGGTTTAGCTTTTCCTTATGTCTCTCTTTGGTTTTGTTTTCGACTGATTTTCGTTTCGTATCCAAGTGAGATTCAACATGGCCGATGACCTCGGGGTCGATGTTGAGTGTTTCTAGATCGTTTTTCTGTGATTCTCGCTTTCGTTGTAAACCTCTAATTTTATTGTTTACTACACGAATTCGCTCCCCGATTAGACCTTTCTCCGCTTTCTTGATGATATTCCTCGCTTTTTCCGTGTTGATCGGGCAGCGAATTTTGAGGCTTGACGGCGTGATGCCATTATCCTTACAGCGGTGGGTGAATGTTAAATGTTGACGGTGCCGGGCCAATTTTTCTCTGTATTCTCTAGGTCACGTATATGTTTTACTGCCGGTTGTCCATAACGATTTCTGACttccgtaaacagatgcatcggtaggattgtagatcaaattatttagatttttgtgtgacaaatccaataaaatatactcactgacttgagctttcgccatccaggctgatggcttgatcacaagtgatctggtccactgcatttcccgcggtgtttggatgcactctcactcctcgggatcaaagtttgttttagcagtggatcatatacgtgactcggAGAAAAAGAgccactgctaaaacaaactttgatcccgaggagtgagagtgcatccaaacaccgcgggaaatgcagtggaccagatcacttgtgatcaagccatcagcctggatggcgaaagctcaagtcagtgagtatattttattggatttgtcacacaaaaatctaaataatttgatctacaatcctaccgatgcatctgtttacggttttcatgacctttatataacccgacatttaaatgttattaaaaggttttgaaaaaaacattttaagaacatttctgtgtttgctgggttcaaacattttaacataatgttatttaagtattgacacaatatttggcaaaaatgtttgcaaaaatagtttactataacatttttgaaaacatttaaaaatattgttgtagtgtgttttcatacaaaacgttttaaaacgttatcatgacctttatataacccgacattttaatgttattagaacgtttttacctaaaccaaaagccaaaatataacttatttaaaacgtttttaaaacgtttttgtgtttgctgggattatccCACATTCGAGTATTCAAATGCCTTACTTATCTGAAGTACTCACAGGGTGAGCAAAAAAACTAGCTAACCAGTTAGCATTTTTGTAGTTTGATAAGGCAATTTATGTCAAGTACAAAACAGTCCAAGTGTAAAAAAAGTCAATAAACGGATTTTTTTACAAGCACGATTATCTTTTTTAGAAAGGTGGAAATTGAAAACTTACGACATGATTGCGTGTTGCAGCTCTGTGAAGAACTACTAGCTCCGGGACATGAACCGCTCCCCACACATGTCCTGTACCGATACTTTGTCACACCGCCACACGTACTGCTGCAAGCGCCCCAGGAATCCCACGAAGCCCAGGTTGCTGTTTAGGATTCAAGAATAAATCTGAAATTTGACTGTATCAGCTTGTATCATTGTTTGCAGCATTGTCTTGTCCATATTGTATGGTATGATTATAGTGTCCACTTCATGCATAGTTACACTAACTTTGTCAAGTTTTGTAACAAGTTACACGATTAATCTTCTTAGAAAGCTTGAAATTGGAAACTTACGACACGCTTGAGTGATACAACTCTCTGAAGAA includes:
- the LOC140163475 gene encoding uncharacterized protein; amino-acid sequence: MGTGTIAAVESTTSIVTTNPGSTSATEQLTTEAAVVTTTSQVTTNPGSTTQQHTTEASWVSWGSWSACSRTCGGGQWIGTGHVLGAVHVPELRVLQRVVTLSRAPPGQHGVTGALAAVRVAVGQSIGTGHVLGVVHVPDLMILQRVVSLKRVDNGITPSSLKIRCPINTEKARNIIKKAEKGLIGERIRVVNNKIRGLQRKRESQKNDLETLNIDPEVIGHVESHLDTKRKSVENKTKERHKEKLNHLKTRNEASSKKADVSEPDLSGSQLKKWREKWVKNISDKPLSDPQQKLLARGLNFAVSVNKIPHEEYIVACESACKKLPWEEAQSLRAEVVGTLKSAKLPKSNITKEERVALGELKKSNDLLIMGADKGKCTVVQTKDNYEQKVNEMLSDQNTYEKLSKDPTPRYKRKLVDIMKRLKSEDKIDEGQYRLLYPTAENTPRLYCTTKIHKTGNPIRPIVDYTGSIGYQTSKALAEILAPLVGTSEHHVVNSKSLAEEMMGICIDDGDIFNSHDVVSLFTNTPIEKCLDIIKERLENDKTLKDRTKLNTEDIIELLQFILTTTYFSFRGQIFRQIFGAAMGSPVSAIVANLFMEWLEKEAIMTAPLDCKPKYWRRYVDDVLEIIQKDTTLKLTEHLNTIDPTGNIKFTHEEEDQGKIPFLDTLIVRREDGSVKMLVYRKKTHTDQYLNFKSQHPLHQKLGVIRTLMDRKDNIVTEEVDKMEEERKIKNALMECGYPKWAFDRVKHQMEAKTKEPKSLRNPTKHHQKVWL